TAGGTGTTGAAGTCGCAGTAGCCGCAGCGGCTGGCGCAGTACGGCACGTGGACGTAGAAACCGAACGGACGCGTGCCGAGCCCGGCCAGGGCGTGGGCGGGCAGCGAACCGTCGGACGGCACGGGTTCGCCGTCGGGGAGTGCGGAGGGCATGCCCCCATTGTCCCGTACGGCCGGCGGTGGGACGCCGGCCGTACGGGAGGGGCGGGCCGGGCCCCCGCTATGCCTCGTTGGCGCCGGCGTACATGCCGGTGATGGCGTCGGCGTACGTCCGCTCGACGACCGGGCGCTTGATCTTGAGGCTCGGGGTCAGCTCGCCGTGCTCGATGTCGAGGTCGCGCGGCAGCAGGGTGAACTTCTTGATCGTCTGCCAGCGCTGGAGCTCGCCGTTGAGGCGCTTGACGAAGCCCTCGATCAGCTGGTGGGTCTCCGGGGCCGCGACGACCTCGGCGTAGCTCTTGCCCGCCAGGCCGTGCTCGGCGGCCCACGGCATGATCACCGTCTCGTCCAGGCCGATCAGCGCGGTGCAGAAGTTGCGCTGGTTGCCGATGACCAGGATGTTGCTCACGAACGGGCAGATCGCCTTGAACTTGCCCTCGACCTCGCTGGGTGCGACGTACTTGCCGCCGGAGGTCTTGAACATGTCCTTCTTGCGGTCGGTGATCCGCAGGTAGCCGTCCTTGTCGAGCTCGCCGATGTCGCCGGTGTGGAACCAGCCGTCGCTCTCCAGGACCTCGGCGGTCTGCTCGGGCATGTCGTGGTAGCCGCGCATCACGCCGGGGCCGCGCAGCAGGATCTCGCCGTCCTCGGCGATCCGGACCTCGGTGCCGGGCAGCGGCAGGCCGACGGTGCCGACCCGGACGTGGCCGTCGCGGTTGACAGTGGAGCCGGCCGAGGTCTCGGTGAGGCCGTAGCCCTCCAGGATCGGGACGCCGGCCCCCATGAAGAAGAAGCCGATCTCGGGGGCGAGCGCGGCACTGCCGGAGACCGAGCCGCGCATCCGGCCGCCGAACGCGGCGCGGATCTTGGCGTACACCAGCTTGTCGGCGACCGCGTGCTGCAGCCTGAGCCCGAGCGGGGCGCTCGCCGTGCCGGTGGCGATCTGGCTGGCCTGGGTGGTGTGCGCGTAGGCGCGGGCGACCCGCGCGGCCCACAGGAAGATCTTGTACTTGGCGCCGCCCTCGGCCCGGGCCTTGCCGGCGATGCCGTTGTAGACCTTCTCGAAGATCCGCGGGGCGGAGGCCATCAGGGTGGGCCGGATCGCCGGCAGGTTGTGGATGATGCGGTCCACCCGGCCGTCGACGGCCATCACGTGGCCGGTGGCGATCTGGCCGGAGATCAGCGTCTTGCCGAACACGTGCGACAGCGGCAGCCACATGAACTGCACGTCGTCGGCGCGCAGCAGCCCGCTCTCCTCCTGGGCCACCGCCTCGTACGCCCAGCAGTCGTGCACCAGCCGCACGCCCTTGGGGCGGCCGGTGGTGCCGGAGGTGTAGATCAGGGTGGCGAGCTGCTCGGGCGCCAGGGCGTCGACGGCCTTGTCGACGGCGTCCGGGTGGTCCACCAGGTAGGCGGTGCCGCGCTCCTCCAGCTCGGCCAGGGTGAGGACGGTCAGGCCCTCGGCCTCCGGCAGGCCGTCCGCGTCGTCGAACAGGACGACGGTCTCCAGGGCGGGCAGCTGGGCCTTCTCGGCCACCGCCTTGGCCAGCTGGGCGGCGTTCTCGGCGAAGAGCGCTCGGCTGCCCGAGTTGGCGAGGATGAAGGCCGTTTCGGCGGCATTGGTGCTGGGGTACACGGTGGTGGTGGCGGCACCGGCGCACATGTTCCCCAGGTCGGCGATGATCCACTCGACCCGGGTGGTGGCGGAGATCGCGACGCGGTCCTCGGCCTCGATACCGAGCGACATCAGGCCCGCGGCGACCGCCCGGACCCGCTCGGCGGTCTGGGCCCAGGTCAGCGAGCGCCACTGCTCCGCGCCGGGAGCACCGTCCGCGGCATGCTCGTCGACCGGAACCGGGTAGCGGTAGGCCTCACCGTCGGGTGTGGCCTTTACCCTGCTGAGGAAGAGGTGGGCCACGGAGGGCGGACGCCGCTCGATCATGGACTGCACGGAACTCAACGAGGACCTCCGAGGGGGCGGGTGGCCGAGAGAGGGATGTGGCCGTGGGGGCGACCGGACGACGCACCTTGTTAACCGGTGAGTAACAAGAACCAGGCAGCAGCCTAGGGGGTCACAGGCCGTTCCGTAAGGGGGTCTGTCCAGCTGACACCTCCACGGACCAGCAGTGCAAGCTCGACCCGCCCTGGCGACTGGGGCAGGCCTAGCACGAATTACCCAGTCGTGAGTAGACCCAAATGAGGATGCGCACATCCTCGTGGACGACGAGAGTGTCACGGTGCTGATCAGACTGTTGCGGGCCCACCTCGGGCCCTATCGCCAACCGATCCTCCTGCTGGTCCTCCTCCAGCTCATCTCGACGATCGGTGCCCTCTACCTGCCCACGCTGAACGCCGACATCATCGACAACGGCGTGATCAAGGGCGACACCGGCTACATCCTGCAGATCGGCGGCGCCATGGTCGCCGTCTCGCTGGCCCAGGCCGTGTGCTCGATCGGCGCCGTGTACTACGGCGCCCGAACCGCCATGGCGGTCGGCCGGGACATCCGCGCCACCGTCTTCGACCGGGTGCAGAGCTTCTCCGCGCGGGAGCTCGGCCAGTTCGGCGCGCCCTCCCTGATCACCCGCACCACCAACGACGTCCAGCAGGTCCAGATGCTGGTGCTGATGGCCTTCACGCTCATGGTGGCCGCACCCATCATGTGCGTCGGCGGCATCATCATGGCGCTCAACCAGGACGTCCCGCTCTCCGCCCTCCTGCTCGCCGTCGTCCCGCTGCTCGGCATCGTCGTGGTGCTGCTCATCCGCCGGCTGCGCCCGCAGTTCCGCGGCATGCAGCAGCGGATCGACGGCGTCAACCGGATCCTGCGCGAGCAGATCACCGGCATCCGGGTGATCCGCGCCTTCGTCAAGGACGGCCACGAGCAGGACCGCTTCGCCGGGGCCAACGGCGAGCTCGC
The Kitasatospora paranensis genome window above contains:
- a CDS encoding long-chain fatty acid--CoA ligase, with amino-acid sequence MSSVQSMIERRPPSVAHLFLSRVKATPDGEAYRYPVPVDEHAADGAPGAEQWRSLTWAQTAERVRAVAAGLMSLGIEAEDRVAISATTRVEWIIADLGNMCAGAATTTVYPSTNAAETAFILANSGSRALFAENAAQLAKAVAEKAQLPALETVVLFDDADGLPEAEGLTVLTLAELEERGTAYLVDHPDAVDKAVDALAPEQLATLIYTSGTTGRPKGVRLVHDCWAYEAVAQEESGLLRADDVQFMWLPLSHVFGKTLISGQIATGHVMAVDGRVDRIIHNLPAIRPTLMASAPRIFEKVYNGIAGKARAEGGAKYKIFLWAARVARAYAHTTQASQIATGTASAPLGLRLQHAVADKLVYAKIRAAFGGRMRGSVSGSAALAPEIGFFFMGAGVPILEGYGLTETSAGSTVNRDGHVRVGTVGLPLPGTEVRIAEDGEILLRGPGVMRGYHDMPEQTAEVLESDGWFHTGDIGELDKDGYLRITDRKKDMFKTSGGKYVAPSEVEGKFKAICPFVSNILVIGNQRNFCTALIGLDETVIMPWAAEHGLAGKSYAEVVAAPETHQLIEGFVKRLNGELQRWQTIKKFTLLPRDLDIEHGELTPSLKIKRPVVERTYADAITGMYAGANEA